The Sulfurospirillum diekertiae genomic sequence TAGTGCGATGAGCCATCAATATGGCTTTTAAACATAATGCCATTGACATCGGCTTTGGAAATATCACTTAAACTAAAGGCTTGAAATCCACCGCTATCGGTTAAAAAACTGTTCGGAAACTTGGTAAAGCCATGAAGCCCACCAAAATGTTTAATTACTTCATCATTGGGACGTAAATAAAGGTGGTACGTATTACCTAAGATTATCTTAGCTCCAAGCATTTCGCTCATATCAACAGCATCTAAGCTTTTCACACTGCCCACCGTTCCAACGGGCATAAATACAGGGGTTTGGATGGTACTATGTGCCGTTTTTATCGTACAAGCACGAGCACGTCCATCGGTTTTATCTATCTGAAATTCCATTTTAGTTACAATATCCTCTTTAGTTTATGGGGAGTCTTTTACAATGAAAAAAAATTTTGATCATCGCTGATGGCATTCTAGCAAAACAATTTTTAGAAAAGGTTATGGAAACCGAAGCAGGCGAAAATAGTTACACCATTGTGACCTATAAAGAAGAGACTATACCTAAAAAACGCCCTGAAAATTTTAAATTTTTCGAATTTGATCCTACAAGTTACGAAAAGCTTGCGATCATTCTCAATGAGCAGTTTTTTCAAATCATGATTATTATGTCCAATGAACTGGATGTTAAAGCCACCTACACCAACATTAGACGCGTGGACAGTAAAGTGCGCATCGTCATCATGGACAGATGGGATTTAAAAATTGAAGATAAACGTCTTTTGATGCTCAACTCCCGTGAAATTCTCGCTTCTCGTTTCACCGATCATCTTCCAAACACGCCGATTGTCGCTCAAAATATCGGACTTGGCATTGGTGAAATTATGGAAGTTTCTGTGCCTGTGGGAAGCTCTTACGCCTACCGACATCTCGCTTCTATTGAGCAGAGTAAATGGAAAATTGCAGCCATCTACCGCTCAAATACACTTATTTTACCGCGTCCTGCATTGATGCTTCTTCCTAATGATCTTTTGCTGATGATTGGTGATCCTAAAGTGTTGCAAAGTGTCTTTAAAAGTATCAAACGAGAATTGGGACAATTCCCTTCACCCTTTGGAAGCAGTATTTACTGTATCATTGACATGCTAAGGATGGATGATACAGAGATTGATACACTCATCAACGATGCCTTGTTATTGCACTCCAAACTTAATAGCAACAAATTACATGTAAAGATCATCAATCCGACGTACTCCAAGACACTCGAAAAGATCAAAGGCTACAGTAATCACCATATACACGTTATGATTGACTATTTTGAGACCAGCCCGCGTAAAGTTTTGCGTGAAGATACAGAAAAAATGGACATCGGTTTGATTGTCGTAATGAACAACTTTTTCCAAAAAAACAAACGTACACTCTATAAAACAAAATTGCCGATTTTTAAGATGGGTAAACGTGGCTTTGGTGGTCTAAACCAAGGGGTAGTTCTAAGCAATGACGCCCATGAAATTGAGCAAGAATCTTCGGTGATTTTTGATGTGGCAACCCAACTCTCACTTGAACTCAAACTCTACAGCTATAACCCTGACCATGAAAATGCAAAAAATAGCTTGATTGAGCATTTTGACAACCTTTCAAAGATCTTTGGGCGTGAAGTGGATGTGGTGCAAAGTGATAAAAATCCATTGGTAAAGCTTCGTAATAAAAACAATATTTTGCAATTCATACCTTTTAGCCCTAAAATTTTGGAAGCTAATTTTTTCTCTATTTTCTCTACAGATATGGAAAAACTTCACTTTAAACTTGCCAATAATTATCAGCTATTTATCCCAATCAATGCATAATTAAGTGCTTTTTGAGTATGATAAATAAAAAAATATGGATAGATAATGCAAGTCAATGTTGTCTTAAATAAAACCACTTCAAAAGATTATAGCGTCACAATAGACTCTTTTAAAAGAGCTTATTTTTGATACAAAAGTTTTAATCGTAACCAATACCACGGTAGCAGCTCTTCACCTTGAAGCGCTCCAAAAAAAAACTTTTTGCCAAAGAACTTTATACGGTTATTTTACCCGATGGCGAAATGTATAAAAAATTTTGAGAGTCTCAATCTTATTTTAGACGCATGTTTTGAACATCGCTTAGATCGTCAATCTCTTTTAATTGCCTTTGGAGGAGGGGTTATTGGTGATATGACGGGGTTTGCTGCTTCGATTTATCAACGAGGTATTAGCTTCATTCAAATTCCTACAACGCTTTTAGCGCAGGTCGATGCGAGTGTGGGTGGCAAAACAGGTATCAACAACCGTTATGGCAAAAACCTCATTGGCTCTTTTTGGCAACCATGCGCCGTTTATTGCGATAGTGCGTTTCTTAAAACTTTGCCAAAGCGTGAATTTGCCGCAGGTGTTGCAGAAATTATCAAAATGGCAGTCACGTTTGATAAAGATTTTTTTGAGTGGCTTGAAACACACGATCTTCACGATGAAACTCATCTTACAACGGCCATTCATAAAAGCATCGCTATCAAAGCCGATGTTGTTTCACAAGACGAAACAGAAAGAGGCATACGCGCCATTTTAAACTATGGACATACGTTTGCGCATGTGATCGAAAACCAAACTCAATACAGCACCTATTTACACGGTGAAGCTGTTGCCATTGGTATTGTGATGGCAAACGCTTTAGCACAAAAACTGGGGCTGTTAAGCAAGGAAGAGGGCAGTCGAATAGAAGCCCTCTTAGAACGTTACGCGTTACCAACACACTATGATATTAGTGATCCAGAAGCTTTTTACGATGCTTTTTTCTTAGATAAAAAAAGTGCTCATGACAAAATAACATTTATTTTAGCCAATGGAATTGGTGGCAATGATATGCGTAACAACATTACCAAAGAGGTTGTTTTAGAAGCATTAAAGGACGTCAATGTGTAAAAAAATTCTTTGGTTGATTTTCTTTACATGTAATCTTCTTTTAGCAGAAACAAACAGCACTTTAAAGCTTGAAGACGCCATGAAAACGGAAGTTCTCCATCAAAAAGTGGCTGCCATTGATGAAACCATCCAAAACAATCTCTGGTACAAGCGTTATGGCAATTACCTAAGTTATCAAAAATTGATCGAAGAGTTATCGACAGTCGATGCCGAACTTAAAAAAGTAAAAACGGCCAAAGACAAAGTTTCTGTAGAAAAACGTGAAAGATTGACGAGCAAACAAGAGTCACTTGAAAAACAGATCGAACTTTTGCAAGAGTTTAAAAACTCTCCTTTTAGCAAAATAATTGAGTCAACTGATTTGGAGACGTACCCAAAAATCACGAATCCGCTTGCTATTATTTCAGCACTTTCGTACATCAAAAAAAATCAAACAAGATAGTATGGATTATAAAGCACAAATTGATCGTTTAGACTTGCTGGTTACAAAACTCAAAGAAAAACTGGCTCTAATCGAAGAAATTTACCAAATTGAGCCTATAATTACCAATGAAGACATGATCTATGAGGCACAAAAAGAGCTTAATGCCTTTATCGTTGCACAAGAGATTGCGAGTACCAGTTACTCTTTACATGTAAAGAAAGTCGAAGAGGCAACGATTCGTATTACGCAAGACATTACTTTACAAATGAAACGTGCCTTCAACATCGGTATATTCATTGTTGTTGTCATTGTTTTTACGCTTTTACTCAAATTTTTTGCTAAACGTTATATCAAAGACAATGAGCGTTTTTATACTGCCAATAAAATTATCAATTTTGCCAACGTCACACTGATTATTCTTATTTTACTTTTTTCCTACATCGAAAATGTCTCCTACCTTGTAACTGTTTTAGGTTTTGCCTCTGCGGGTATTGCGATTGCGATGAAAGACTGGTTTATGAGCATCTTAGGATGGATGGTCATCATTTTTGGGGGCAGTTTCCACGTTGGAGATCGTATCAAAGTTAAAAAAGATGGTCTGCCTTATGTTGGCGATATTATCGATATTTCACTCCTGCGTATGACGGTACTTGAAGACATTACCTTAACATCGTATATGGAAAACACGCGCTCAGGAAGAATTTTCTTTGTGCCTAACAATCTCATTTTCTCTGCGGTTATTTCAAACTATACACATGGTACAATGCGCACTGTTTGGGATGGCATTAACATCTACATCACCTTTGGTTCAAACCATAAAAAAGCGGTTCATATAGCACGAGAAATTACCAAAAAATATTCAAAAGGTTACACAGACATTGCACGCAAACAGCTCAATTTACTCCGCAATCAGTACAGCCTTAAAAACACAAACGTTGAACCTCGCATATTTTCATTCGTTGAGCCACAAGGATTTTGTATCAACTGCTGGTATATGACAAACTCGTATGCAGCACTCTCACTTCGTGGAACGATTGGCTGTGAAATTATTGATGCTTTTATGCAAGAAGATGACATTACGATTGCTTACCAAACACATAATATCAATATTGGGAAGCAAGAGCGACCCTCATTTCCACCCGATGAACTAAAGAGTCCTGATGAAAAAAAGTCTTTTTTTAAAACGTTCGGATGTCGCACCAACATCTATGACACCCAAGTGATGATGGAAAACCTTACTGATTTTGAAGTGACCGAAGTCGAGCAAGAAGCCCAGATCATTGTTGTCAACTCCTGCACGGTCACCAATGGTGCGGACACAGGCGTGCGAAGTTACATCAACCACGTCACCAAAGAGGGTAAAAAAGTCATTTTAGCAGGCTGTGGAGCGATCAGCAAAGGCGAGAGTCTTTTTAGCCAAAACAAAGTTTTTGGAGTCATGGGTCACTCAGAAAAAGGGCAGATCAATACGCTTCTCAAACAAGAGATACCGTTTTATCAAATCGGTGATCTCACCTCTTTAGATGAGACAATTGTTCACGAATACACGGGCAAAACCAAAGCGTTTATCAAAATTCAAGAAGGGTGCAATTTTAGGTGTTCCTACTGCATCATTCCTTACGTCAGAGGCAATGCGAGAAGCCAAGATGAAAGTAAAATCATTGAACAAGTGCAAAAACTAGCTCTCAATGGCTATGGTGAATTTGTACTGACAGGCACAAATATCGGCAGTTACGGCAAAGACAAAGGTAGTTCTCTGGGAAAACTCGTTCAACGTTTAGGCGCTATCAGGGGAGTTAGACGCATTCGTTTGGGGAGTATTGAACCTGTGCAGATCGATGAGAGTTTTAGAGAAATTCTAGGCGAACCGTGGTTGGAGCGACATTTACATGTAGCGCTTCAACACACCTCTGAGCGTATGCTAGAGCTTATGCGAAGACGCAACAATGTCAAACGCGACTTGGAACTTTTCCAAGAGCTCAGTGAGCGTGGCTTTGCGCTAGGAACGGATTACATCACAGGACATCCGGGCGAGAGTGAAGAGATTTGGCATGAAGCGTTCACGACTTTAGAACAATTTCCCCTCACACATCTACACGCTTTTACTTACTCAAAACGTGATGGCACGCCTTCAAGTACGATGAAACCCGAAGTCAAAGGTGATGTTGCCAAAGAGCGACTTAAGAGTATAGAAGCCCTTGTAGAGTCGAAAAACATTACTTTTAGGCAAAAAAATAGTGCAATACCTTTAAACGTCTTGGTCGAAGAGTATAAAGATGACCACTACGTCGGATACGACCAATTTTTCAATAAAGTCATCATTCAAAGTAATCGTGACATTCTAAAAGAGTGGGTGACTATCGAAAACTATGCCATCAAACAGGAGGCTAATTATGCGCATTTTTAAATCCCAAAAACTGATGCTTGCCATCATGGCACTGAGCATATTTGCTGTGCTACTCGCATTTGGGTATTTACGTATAACGCCTAAAATTATTGATCTACCAACCTATCATGCACTTTTAGAAAGTGGTGGGATCAAAAAAGCCAAAGTCGAAGACAATGAAGTATGGCTATACGGTCTTAACGATCAATTTGTCATCATCAAAGATGGTATTGACATTGGAGAACTTCTTAAAAAAGTACCCATTGAAGTCCAAAAGTCCAATCCTTTTTTTGAAGACCTTGTTATTTTAGGTATGCTCGGAAGTCTTCTATTTGCACTGTTTTTTTATGCACGTAAAAAGAGGGCTGAAGATATTAAAAAAGAGCAAGAAACCAACCAAAAAGCCTATGCAAGCTACGATCCATTTATGAGTAGCATCATCAGACCTGTCAGGGCACACGTCAGCTTTAAAGATGTTGCGGGCATTCAAGATGTCAAGGAAGAGCTTGAAGAGATCGTAGATTTCCTCAAAAATCCCGCACGCTACAAACGTTATGGCATTACCCTTCCCAAAGGTGTGCTTTTAGTTGGTCCTCCGGGCGTGGGTAAAACGATGATCGCCAAAGCCGTTGCAGGCGAGGCGAGTGTGCCGTTCTTCTACCAAAGCGGTGCGACCTTTGTGCAGATTTACGTAGGAATGGGTGCGAAGAGGGTTAAAGAGCTTTTTTCCCAAGCGAAGGCTCATGCTCCCTCCATCATCTTTATCGACGAAATTGATGCCGTGGGGCGCGCGCGTGGTGGCATGCGAAACGACGAGCGCGAATCAACACTGAATCAACTTCTTACAGAAATGGACGGCTTTGAAGACAGCAGTGGCGTCATCGTCATTGCCGCGACCAATAAAATTGATATCATCGACGAGGCACTGCTTCGCTCAGGTCGATTTGATAGACGTATTTTTATCTCTCTTCCTGATAAAAACGATCGTTTAGAGATCATCAAAGCGTATATGCGCAACAAACCAACCGAAATCAATTTGGAAGAACTCGCCAATATGAGTGTCGGCTTTAGTGGCGCAGCACTGGCAACGTTTGTCAATGAAGCCGCCATTAACGCGCTTCGCCGAGGCTCTACCATCCTTGAACTTGCTGATTTTGTAGCCGTACGTCAAAAAGTGTTGATGGGTAAGAAGAAAGTGCTTAGCTTCTCCGATGAAGAGAAGAAAATCCAAGCGCTCTACCAAGCCGCAAAAGCACTGTGTGCATACTGGTTTGAAATCGATTTTGATAAAATTAGCATTGTCAATGACCGCCTTAAAGATATGGATAGAGAGATCGAGTCTAAAACACAAATGCTCTCTCGGATCAAAGTCTATCTTGCAGGCATGGTTGCAACGAAACTCGCGTACAATGAAAAATTTACCAACGCCACAGAAGATCTCAGTCGTGCAACTGCGATCGCCAAAGAGATGGTTGAAGTCTATGGCATGGGCGAAAAACTCATTCCCTATGAGAGCGACGTCTTACTCATTTTGGAAAATTCACAAGCAGAACTTGAGCACTTTTTAGAAGGTATGAACACCATTCTCACCAAAATTTCTGATGAGCTTTACAGTGTAGAGAGCATCTCAAAAGTGCGTTTAAAAGCCATTATCGATGAAGTTCTTTAGTGGATTTTGCCTTGCAAACGAGCAAGAACTCTTTTCTTCGTACCTAAACCAAAGCGATTTCACCGTCGCTGGGTTTAGTTACGGAGCGATTAAAGCTTTTGAATACACTCTTACATGTAAAGAGCGCATCGACACCCTCCAACTCTTCTCACCTGCCTTTTTTGAGGATAAAGATGCCAAATTCAAAAAGCTTCAAACCTTGTCTTTTTCCAAAAACAGTGAGCTTTATACACAAAATTTTATGCAAAATATTGTGTATCCTTCCACGTTTGATATGCAACCATTTTTGAAACAAGGAAGTTTGGAAGAGTTAAATGAGCTTTTACACTACACGTGGAATGAGGAGCGTTTATGCGCTTTGAAAGAACGAGGCGTGAACATCGAAGTCTATGTAGGCGAGTGTGACACCATCATCAATGCTTTACATGTAAAGGATTTTTTCGTACCTTATGCAAGTGTTTACTACCTCAAACGAGTAGGGCATATTTTAAAATGATGCAACCTTTAGATGAAGCCGCCGTTTTAAAACGCTTACAAAAACCATCCCCTCGTGCTTTTTTCCTTTTGTTCTATACTAGCCAATGCACTCAATGCAAAATCGCCCACACAAGAGTAGAACGCGTCATGCAAAAGGAAACCTTTGAAGTGGACTTTTTTACATGTAATCTTGATGATGCCCCCAAAGTGAGTGAGCATTTTGGCATTCGCTCTGTACCCGTGTGTATGACTTACAATAAAAAAGGCGAGCAACAAAGGGTCGAATACGCCCTCAAATCCGAAGCCGTTTATGAGAGTATGGTACTGGGCGTGAATACGCAAAAAGGCGACCCGAAGTCACGGTTGTTGGGGTTTTA encodes the following:
- a CDS encoding thioredoxin family protein, with amino-acid sequence MMQPLDEAAVLKRLQKPSPRAFFLLFYTSQCTQCKIAHTRVERVMQKETFEVDFFTCNLDDAPKVSEHFGIRSVPVCMTYNKKGEQQRVEYALKSEAVYESMVLGVNTQKGDPKSRLLGF
- the bioV gene encoding pimelyl-ACP methyl ester esterase BioV, whose protein sequence is MKFFSGFCLANEQELFSSYLNQSDFTVAGFSYGAIKAFEYTLTCKERIDTLQLFSPAFFEDKDAKFKKLQTLSFSKNSELYTQNFMQNIVYPSTFDMQPFLKQGSLEELNELLHYTWNEERLCALKERGVNIEVYVGECDTIINALHVKDFFVPYASVYYLKRVGHILK
- a CDS encoding COG3400 family protein, coding for MIIADGILAKQFLEKVMETEAGENSYTIVTYKEETIPKKRPENFKFFEFDPTSYEKLAIILNEQFFQIMIIMSNELDVKATYTNIRRVDSKVRIVIMDRWDLKIEDKRLLMLNSREILASRFTDHLPNTPIVAQNIGLGIGEIMEVSVPVGSSYAYRHLASIEQSKWKIAAIYRSNTLILPRPALMLLPNDLLLMIGDPKVLQSVFKSIKRELGQFPSPFGSSIYCIIDMLRMDDTEIDTLINDALLLHSKLNSNKLHVKIINPTYSKTLEKIKGYSNHHIHVMIDYFETSPRKVLREDTEKMDIGLIVVMNNFFQKNKRTLYKTKLPIFKMGKRGFGGLNQGVVLSNDAHEIEQESSVIFDVATQLSLELKLYSYNPDHENAKNSLIEHFDNLSKIFGREVDVVQSDKNPLVKLRNKNNILQFIPFSPKILEANFFSIFSTDMEKLHFKLANNYQLFIPINA
- a CDS encoding AAA family ATPase is translated as MRIFKSQKLMLAIMALSIFAVLLAFGYLRITPKIIDLPTYHALLESGGIKKAKVEDNEVWLYGLNDQFVIIKDGIDIGELLKKVPIEVQKSNPFFEDLVILGMLGSLLFALFFYARKKRAEDIKKEQETNQKAYASYDPFMSSIIRPVRAHVSFKDVAGIQDVKEELEEIVDFLKNPARYKRYGITLPKGVLLVGPPGVGKTMIAKAVAGEASVPFFYQSGATFVQIYVGMGAKRVKELFSQAKAHAPSIIFIDEIDAVGRARGGMRNDERESTLNQLLTEMDGFEDSSGVIVIAATNKIDIIDEALLRSGRFDRRIFISLPDKNDRLEIIKAYMRNKPTEINLEELANMSVGFSGAALATFVNEAAINALRRGSTILELADFVAVRQKVLMGKKKVLSFSDEEKKIQALYQAAKALCAYWFEIDFDKISIVNDRLKDMDREIESKTQMLSRIKVYLAGMVATKLAYNEKFTNATEDLSRATAIAKEMVEVYGMGEKLIPYESDVLLILENSQAELEHFLEGMNTILTKISDELYSVESISKVRLKAIIDEVL
- the mtaB gene encoding tRNA (N(6)-L-threonylcarbamoyladenosine(37)-C(2))-methylthiotransferase MtaB — protein: MMENLTDFEVTEVEQEAQIIVVNSCTVTNGADTGVRSYINHVTKEGKKVILAGCGAISKGESLFSQNKVFGVMGHSEKGQINTLLKQEIPFYQIGDLTSLDETIVHEYTGKTKAFIKIQEGCNFRCSYCIIPYVRGNARSQDESKIIEQVQKLALNGYGEFVLTGTNIGSYGKDKGSSLGKLVQRLGAIRGVRRIRLGSIEPVQIDESFREILGEPWLERHLHVALQHTSERMLELMRRRNNVKRDLELFQELSERGFALGTDYITGHPGESEEIWHEAFTTLEQFPLTHLHAFTYSKRDGTPSSTMKPEVKGDVAKERLKSIEALVESKNITFRQKNSAIPLNVLVEEYKDDHYVGYDQFFNKVIIQSNRDILKEWVTIENYAIKQEANYAHF